A region from the Prionailurus viverrinus isolate Anna chromosome E2, UM_Priviv_1.0, whole genome shotgun sequence genome encodes:
- the ZBTB45 gene encoding zinc finger and BTB domain-containing protein 45 isoform X2 — protein sequence MALASTRRREIQMAAAEAVHHIHLQNFSRSLLETLNGQRLGGHFCDVTVRIREASLRAHRCVLAAGSPFFQDKLLLGHSEIRVPPVVPAQTVRQLVEFLYSGSLVVAQGEALQVLTAASVLRIQTVIDECTQIIARARAPVPGAPAPLPTPVPPPLAPAQLRHRLRHLLAARPPGHPGAAHSRKQRQPARLQLPAPTAPTKAEGSEVDPSLPAATDDGGDGEEDTDDETDGEDGESGGPGEGQAPPSFPDCAAGFLTAAPDSACEEPPAPAGLSDYGGAGRDFLRGASAAEDVFPESYVSAWQDEDGTAAEACPAETPAPPDCVLSGSRAPGVKTQGPPVSLFPFHLGAPGPPAQPPSAPSGPTPALPSAFYPTLQPDAAPSAPAPPGEAPAPPTAPAAAPSATPARAPGSEPPAYECSHCRKTFSSRKNYTKHMFIHSGEKPHQCAVCWRSFSLRDYLLKHMVTHTGVRAFQCAVCAKRFTQKSSLNVHMRTHRPERAPCPACGKVFSHRALLERHLAAHPAP from the exons ATGGCTCTGGCTAGCACGCGGAGGCGGGAAATACAG ATGGCTGCAGCAGAGGCGGTGCACCACATACACCTGCAGAACTTCTCCCGCTCGCTGCTCGAGACCCTCAACGGGCAGCGGCTGGGTGGTCACTTCTGCGACGTGACTGTGCGGATCCGTGAGGCTTCGCTGCGTGCCCACCGCTGCGTGTTGGCTGCCGGCTCGCCCTTCTTCCAGGACAAGCTGCTGCTCGGCCACTCCGAGATCCGCGTGCCGCCAGTGGTGCCGGCGCAAACGGTGCGCCAGCTCGTCGAGTTCCTCTACAGCGGCTCGCTTGTAGTGGCACAAGGCGAAGCGCTGCAGGTGCTCACGGCCGCGTCGGTGCTGCGCATCCAGACGGTCATAGACGAGTGTACCCAGATCATCGCCCGCGCCCGAGCCCCGGTCCCCGGCGCGCCCGCGCCCCTGCCCACGCCCGTGCCCCCACCTCTTGCACCTGCGCAGCTACGCCACCGCCTGCGCCACTTGCTGGCCGCGCGCCCTCCGGGCCACCCCGGTGCCGCGCATAGCCGCAAGCAGCGCCAGCCCGCGCGCTTGCAGCTGCCGGCGCCCACTGCGCCCACCAAGGCGGAGGGGTCGGAAGTCGACCCCTCCCTACCCGCGGCCACAGACGACGGCGGTGACGGCGAGGAGGACACCGATGATGAAACCGACGGCGAGGACGGCGAAAGCGGCGGCCCAGGAGAGGGCCAAGCGCCCCCTTCCTTCCCAGACTGCGCTGCCGGCTTCCTCACCGCCGCCCCTGACAGCGCGTGCGAGGAGCCGCCCGCACCCGCCGGCCTTTCGGACTATGGCGGCGCCGGCAGGGACTTTCTTCGGGGCGCTTCGGCGGCCGAGGATGTGTTCCCCGAGAGCTACGTCTCCGCTTGGCAAGATGAGGATGGCACCGCGGCGGAAGCCTGTCCCGCCGAGACGCCGGCCCCGCCTGACTGTGTCCTGTCTGGATCCCGAGCCCCAGGCGTGAAGACCCAGGGGCCACCTGTCTCACTTTTCCCCTTTCATCTGGGCGCTCCTGGGCCACCTGCGCAACCTCCTTCCGCACCCTCGGGGCCTACTCCTGCGCTCCCTTCCGCCTTCTATCCCACACTCCAGCCAGATGCGGCCCCTAGCGCTCCTGCTCCGCCGGGGGAggccccagccccgcccaccGCTCCCGCTGCGGCCCCCTCGGCCACCCCTGCCAGAGCCCCGGGTTCCGAGCCGCCTGCCTATGAGTGCAGTCACTGCCGAAAGACGTTCAGCTCGCGGAAAAACTACACCAAGCACATGTTCATCCACTCGG GGGAGAAGCCCCACCAATGCGCCGTGTGCTGGCGATCTTTCTCGCTGCGCGACTACCTGCTGAAGCATATGGTCACGCACACAGGCGTGCGCGCCTTCCAGTGCGCTGTCTGCGCCAAGCGCTTCACGCAGAAGAGCTCACTCAACGTGCACATGCGCACGCATCGGCCCGAGCGCGCGCCGTGCCCCGCCTGCGGCAAGGTCTTCTCACACCGCGCGCTGCTGGAGCGCCACCTGGCCGCGCACCCTGCACCTTGA
- the ZBTB45 gene encoding zinc finger and BTB domain-containing protein 45 isoform X1, whose product MAWAKAWQRECGAIPGRVGLCSEAPRRPCCVWTERSQTGSRVEMAAAEAVHHIHLQNFSRSLLETLNGQRLGGHFCDVTVRIREASLRAHRCVLAAGSPFFQDKLLLGHSEIRVPPVVPAQTVRQLVEFLYSGSLVVAQGEALQVLTAASVLRIQTVIDECTQIIARARAPVPGAPAPLPTPVPPPLAPAQLRHRLRHLLAARPPGHPGAAHSRKQRQPARLQLPAPTAPTKAEGSEVDPSLPAATDDGGDGEEDTDDETDGEDGESGGPGEGQAPPSFPDCAAGFLTAAPDSACEEPPAPAGLSDYGGAGRDFLRGASAAEDVFPESYVSAWQDEDGTAAEACPAETPAPPDCVLSGSRAPGVKTQGPPVSLFPFHLGAPGPPAQPPSAPSGPTPALPSAFYPTLQPDAAPSAPAPPGEAPAPPTAPAAAPSATPARAPGSEPPAYECSHCRKTFSSRKNYTKHMFIHSGEKPHQCAVCWRSFSLRDYLLKHMVTHTGVRAFQCAVCAKRFTQKSSLNVHMRTHRPERAPCPACGKVFSHRALLERHLAAHPAP is encoded by the exons ATGGCGTGGGCAAAGGCGTGGCAGCGAGAATGCGGCGCCATACCCGGGAGGGTGGGCCTTTGTTCTGAGGCGCCAAGAAGACCCTGCTGCGTCTGGACTGAGAGATCACAGACCGGGAGCAGGGTGGAG ATGGCTGCAGCAGAGGCGGTGCACCACATACACCTGCAGAACTTCTCCCGCTCGCTGCTCGAGACCCTCAACGGGCAGCGGCTGGGTGGTCACTTCTGCGACGTGACTGTGCGGATCCGTGAGGCTTCGCTGCGTGCCCACCGCTGCGTGTTGGCTGCCGGCTCGCCCTTCTTCCAGGACAAGCTGCTGCTCGGCCACTCCGAGATCCGCGTGCCGCCAGTGGTGCCGGCGCAAACGGTGCGCCAGCTCGTCGAGTTCCTCTACAGCGGCTCGCTTGTAGTGGCACAAGGCGAAGCGCTGCAGGTGCTCACGGCCGCGTCGGTGCTGCGCATCCAGACGGTCATAGACGAGTGTACCCAGATCATCGCCCGCGCCCGAGCCCCGGTCCCCGGCGCGCCCGCGCCCCTGCCCACGCCCGTGCCCCCACCTCTTGCACCTGCGCAGCTACGCCACCGCCTGCGCCACTTGCTGGCCGCGCGCCCTCCGGGCCACCCCGGTGCCGCGCATAGCCGCAAGCAGCGCCAGCCCGCGCGCTTGCAGCTGCCGGCGCCCACTGCGCCCACCAAGGCGGAGGGGTCGGAAGTCGACCCCTCCCTACCCGCGGCCACAGACGACGGCGGTGACGGCGAGGAGGACACCGATGATGAAACCGACGGCGAGGACGGCGAAAGCGGCGGCCCAGGAGAGGGCCAAGCGCCCCCTTCCTTCCCAGACTGCGCTGCCGGCTTCCTCACCGCCGCCCCTGACAGCGCGTGCGAGGAGCCGCCCGCACCCGCCGGCCTTTCGGACTATGGCGGCGCCGGCAGGGACTTTCTTCGGGGCGCTTCGGCGGCCGAGGATGTGTTCCCCGAGAGCTACGTCTCCGCTTGGCAAGATGAGGATGGCACCGCGGCGGAAGCCTGTCCCGCCGAGACGCCGGCCCCGCCTGACTGTGTCCTGTCTGGATCCCGAGCCCCAGGCGTGAAGACCCAGGGGCCACCTGTCTCACTTTTCCCCTTTCATCTGGGCGCTCCTGGGCCACCTGCGCAACCTCCTTCCGCACCCTCGGGGCCTACTCCTGCGCTCCCTTCCGCCTTCTATCCCACACTCCAGCCAGATGCGGCCCCTAGCGCTCCTGCTCCGCCGGGGGAggccccagccccgcccaccGCTCCCGCTGCGGCCCCCTCGGCCACCCCTGCCAGAGCCCCGGGTTCCGAGCCGCCTGCCTATGAGTGCAGTCACTGCCGAAAGACGTTCAGCTCGCGGAAAAACTACACCAAGCACATGTTCATCCACTCGG GGGAGAAGCCCCACCAATGCGCCGTGTGCTGGCGATCTTTCTCGCTGCGCGACTACCTGCTGAAGCATATGGTCACGCACACAGGCGTGCGCGCCTTCCAGTGCGCTGTCTGCGCCAAGCGCTTCACGCAGAAGAGCTCACTCAACGTGCACATGCGCACGCATCGGCCCGAGCGCGCGCCGTGCCCCGCCTGCGGCAAGGTCTTCTCACACCGCGCGCTGCTGGAGCGCCACCTGGCCGCGCACCCTGCACCTTGA
- the ZBTB45 gene encoding zinc finger and BTB domain-containing protein 45 isoform X3, whose product MAAAEAVHHIHLQNFSRSLLETLNGQRLGGHFCDVTVRIREASLRAHRCVLAAGSPFFQDKLLLGHSEIRVPPVVPAQTVRQLVEFLYSGSLVVAQGEALQVLTAASVLRIQTVIDECTQIIARARAPVPGAPAPLPTPVPPPLAPAQLRHRLRHLLAARPPGHPGAAHSRKQRQPARLQLPAPTAPTKAEGSEVDPSLPAATDDGGDGEEDTDDETDGEDGESGGPGEGQAPPSFPDCAAGFLTAAPDSACEEPPAPAGLSDYGGAGRDFLRGASAAEDVFPESYVSAWQDEDGTAAEACPAETPAPPDCVLSGSRAPGVKTQGPPVSLFPFHLGAPGPPAQPPSAPSGPTPALPSAFYPTLQPDAAPSAPAPPGEAPAPPTAPAAAPSATPARAPGSEPPAYECSHCRKTFSSRKNYTKHMFIHSGEKPHQCAVCWRSFSLRDYLLKHMVTHTGVRAFQCAVCAKRFTQKSSLNVHMRTHRPERAPCPACGKVFSHRALLERHLAAHPAP is encoded by the exons ATGGCTGCAGCAGAGGCGGTGCACCACATACACCTGCAGAACTTCTCCCGCTCGCTGCTCGAGACCCTCAACGGGCAGCGGCTGGGTGGTCACTTCTGCGACGTGACTGTGCGGATCCGTGAGGCTTCGCTGCGTGCCCACCGCTGCGTGTTGGCTGCCGGCTCGCCCTTCTTCCAGGACAAGCTGCTGCTCGGCCACTCCGAGATCCGCGTGCCGCCAGTGGTGCCGGCGCAAACGGTGCGCCAGCTCGTCGAGTTCCTCTACAGCGGCTCGCTTGTAGTGGCACAAGGCGAAGCGCTGCAGGTGCTCACGGCCGCGTCGGTGCTGCGCATCCAGACGGTCATAGACGAGTGTACCCAGATCATCGCCCGCGCCCGAGCCCCGGTCCCCGGCGCGCCCGCGCCCCTGCCCACGCCCGTGCCCCCACCTCTTGCACCTGCGCAGCTACGCCACCGCCTGCGCCACTTGCTGGCCGCGCGCCCTCCGGGCCACCCCGGTGCCGCGCATAGCCGCAAGCAGCGCCAGCCCGCGCGCTTGCAGCTGCCGGCGCCCACTGCGCCCACCAAGGCGGAGGGGTCGGAAGTCGACCCCTCCCTACCCGCGGCCACAGACGACGGCGGTGACGGCGAGGAGGACACCGATGATGAAACCGACGGCGAGGACGGCGAAAGCGGCGGCCCAGGAGAGGGCCAAGCGCCCCCTTCCTTCCCAGACTGCGCTGCCGGCTTCCTCACCGCCGCCCCTGACAGCGCGTGCGAGGAGCCGCCCGCACCCGCCGGCCTTTCGGACTATGGCGGCGCCGGCAGGGACTTTCTTCGGGGCGCTTCGGCGGCCGAGGATGTGTTCCCCGAGAGCTACGTCTCCGCTTGGCAAGATGAGGATGGCACCGCGGCGGAAGCCTGTCCCGCCGAGACGCCGGCCCCGCCTGACTGTGTCCTGTCTGGATCCCGAGCCCCAGGCGTGAAGACCCAGGGGCCACCTGTCTCACTTTTCCCCTTTCATCTGGGCGCTCCTGGGCCACCTGCGCAACCTCCTTCCGCACCCTCGGGGCCTACTCCTGCGCTCCCTTCCGCCTTCTATCCCACACTCCAGCCAGATGCGGCCCCTAGCGCTCCTGCTCCGCCGGGGGAggccccagccccgcccaccGCTCCCGCTGCGGCCCCCTCGGCCACCCCTGCCAGAGCCCCGGGTTCCGAGCCGCCTGCCTATGAGTGCAGTCACTGCCGAAAGACGTTCAGCTCGCGGAAAAACTACACCAAGCACATGTTCATCCACTCGG GGGAGAAGCCCCACCAATGCGCCGTGTGCTGGCGATCTTTCTCGCTGCGCGACTACCTGCTGAAGCATATGGTCACGCACACAGGCGTGCGCGCCTTCCAGTGCGCTGTCTGCGCCAAGCGCTTCACGCAGAAGAGCTCACTCAACGTGCACATGCGCACGCATCGGCCCGAGCGCGCGCCGTGCCCCGCCTGCGGCAAGGTCTTCTCACACCGCGCGCTGCTGGAGCGCCACCTGGCCGCGCACCCTGCACCTTGA
- the SLC27A5 gene encoding long-chain fatty acid transport protein 5, protein MGVWLRLAFLLLLLLGLGQSAWPAAVALALRWLLGDSIFCVLLGLAMLARPWLYPWMPHWLSLVAAALMLAVLPARPPPGLRWLPADLAYIFRILHLGLNIKARMSRRPPNTFVDTFERRAQAQPDRAPLVWKGPGGRSVTFRELDKRACQAVWALKAELGSLTGLLAGEPAALLVLPSQTIPALGLWLGLAKLGCPVAWINPHARGAPLLHSVLSSGARLLVVDPDLQENLEEVLPKLQAENIRCFYLSHSSPTPGVGALGAALDVAPTDPVPADLRARITSKSPALFIYTSGTTGLPKPAIVTQERLLQMCKMLSLGGVTADDVVYTVLPLYHVMGLILGILGCLELGATCVLAPKFSASCFWDDCRQHGVTVILYVGEVLRYLCNTPQRPEDRTHTIRLAMGNGLRADVWESFQQRFGPIRILETYGSTEGNIGFVNYPGRCGALGKMSCLLRMLSPFELVQFDTEAEEPVRDSQGFCIPVGLGEAGLLLTQIVGHHPFLGYRGARELSERKLVRNVRRRGDVYFNTGDVLAMDREGFLYFRDRLGDTFRWKGENVSTREVESVLSLVDFLQEVNVYGVSVPGCEGKVGMAAVQLAPGQTFDGQRMYQHIRTWLPAYAAPHFIRIQDALEITSTFKLVKSRLVREGFNVGVIADPLFVLDNQAKTFQPLTPETYQAVCNGTWRL, encoded by the exons ATGGGCGTCTGGCTGCGACTGGCCTTTTTACTATTGCTGCTGCTGGGCCTGGGACAGTCCGCATGGCCTGCTGCGGTGGCCCTGGCACTGCGCTGGCTCCTGGGGGACTCTATCTTCTGTGTGCTGCTCGGCCTGGCCATGCTGGCACGGCCCTGGCTCTACCCCTGGATGCCCCACTGGCTGAGTCTGGTGGCCGCGGCACTCATGCTGGCTGTGTTACCTGCACGGCCACCCCCAGGGCTGCGCTGGCTGCCTGCAGACTTGGCCTACATCTTCAGGATCCTCCACCTGGGGCTAAACATCAAGGCGCGCATGAGCCGCCGGCCGCCCAACACCTTTGTGGATACCTTTGAGCGGCGAGCACAAGCACAGCCGGACCGGGCGCCCTTGGTGTGGAAGGGTCCGGGGGGCCGCTCGGTCACCTTCAGGGAGCTGGACAAGAGAGCATGCCAGGCAGTGTGGGCCCTGAAGGCCGAGCTGGGCAGCCTCACAGGCTTGCTTGCTGGGGAGCCTGCCGCCCTCCTAGTGCTGCCCTCCCAGACCATTCCGGCCCTAGGTTTGTGGCTGGGGCTGGCCAAGTTGGGCTGCCCCGTCGCCTGGATTAATCCGCATGCCCGGGGGGCACCCCTACTACACTCCGTACTGAGCTCTGGGGCTCGGTTGCTGGTGGTGGACCCAG ACCTCCAGGAGAATCTGGAAGAGGTCCTTCCCAAGCTACAGGCAGAGAACATCCGATGCTTCTACCTCAgccactcctcccccaccccaggagtgGGGGCTCTGGGGGCTGCTCTTGACGTTGCACCCACCGACCCTGTGCCCGCTGACCTACGTGCTCGGATCACATCAAAAAGCCCTGCCCTGTTTATCTACACCTCAGGGACCACTG GACTCCCAAAGCCAGCCATTGTCACACAGGAACGGCTGCTACAGATGTGCAAGATGCTGTCCCTGGGTGGGGTCACAGCTGATGACGTGGTCTACACAGTCTTGCCTCTGTACCATGTGATGGGGCTTATCCTTGGAATTCTTGGCTGCCTGGAGCTTG gAGCAACCTGTGTCCTGGCGCCCAAGTTCTCTGCTTCCTGCTTCTGGGATGACTGTCGGCAGCATGGTGTGACTGTGATCCTGTATGTAGGCGAGGTCCTGCGGTACCTGTGTAACACTCCACAG CGACCAGAGGACCGGACACATACAATCCGCTTGGCAATGGGCAATGGACTCCGAGCAGATGTGTGGGAGTCCTTTCAGCAGCGCTTTGGCCCCATTCGGATCTTGGAAACCTATGGCTCCACGGAAGGCAACATTGGCTTCGTCAACTATCCAGGGCGCTGTGGGGCCCTGGGCAAGATGAGCTGCTTGCTTCGA ATGCTGTCCCCCTTTGAGCTTGTACAATTTGACACGGAGGCTGAGGAGCCTGTCAGAGACAGTCAGGGATTCTGCATCCCTGTGGGACTAG GGGAGGCGGGGCTCCTGTTAACCCAGATAGTGGGCCACCACCCTTTCCTGGGCTACCGCGGGGCACGAGAGCTGTCGGAACGGAAGTTGGTGCGGAATGTGCGGCGCAGGGGCGACGTTTACTTCAACACTGGAGACGTGCTGGCCATGGACCGAGAAGGCTTCCTTTACTTTCGGGACCGCCTGGGGGACACCTTCCG ATGGAAAGGTGAGAACGTATCTACGCGGGAGGTGGAGAGCGTTTTATCCCTTGTGGACTTCTTGCAGGAGGTGAACGTCTACGGCGTCTCTGTACCAG GTTGTGAGGGCAAGGTGGGGATGGCTGCTGTGCAGCTGGCCCCAGGCCAGACCTTCGATGGTCAGAGGATGTACCAACATATACGCACTTGGCTCCCTGCCTATGCTGCACCTCATTTCATTCGTATCCAG GACGCCCTGGAGATCACAAGCACGTTCAAACTGGTGAAGTCCCGGTTGGTGCGTGAGGGCTTCAATGTAGGCGTCATTGCTGACCCCTTGTTCGTGTTGGACAACCAGGCTAAGACCTTCCAGCCCCTGACACCGGAAACATACCAGGCCGTGTGCAATGGAACCTGGAGACTCTGA
- the LOC125152452 gene encoding LOW QUALITY PROTEIN: zinc finger protein 324A-like (The sequence of the model RefSeq protein was modified relative to this genomic sequence to represent the inferred CDS: substituted 1 base at 1 genomic stop codon), producing the protein MATAALTDRAQGLMAFEDVAVYFSQEEWELLDAAHVMLENCHVVLENFALVSSLGLSASRPRVVLQLERGEEPWVLSGTVVTPARNAQRKPSPGEWGLRGCELGANQWPAALPVTFXNGSPPASTFTGTCERGKSSVGWQGTSLSQEKKSTDVSVIYWERLLLGPGSGEANVSLRLTSPLRTPEDSLPREKALMNCPMPDKQLRPYGGQKPFGQDGPGRGCPKIPEFEASLTSGEREKGRTSLKPHGLPASQEPPTWDQLGKALHTGPSFLSGEKPFECRACTKVFLKSSDLLKHLRTHTGERPYECSQCGKAFSQTSHLTQHQRIHSGETPYACPACGKAFRHSSSLVRHQRIHTAEKSFRCSECGKAFSHGSNLSQHRKIHAGGRPYACAQCGRRFCRNSHLIQHERTHTGEKPYTCALCGAAFSQGSSLFKHQRVHTGEKPFACTQCGRAFSHSSNLTQHQLLHTGERPFRCGDCGKAFAKGAVLLSHRRIHTGEKPFVCAHCGRAFRERPALFHHQRIHTGEKPLRRPRRGAGQCPQARPSSGAPSEGTLGRVAGPTPTSGPPAVSKPADA; encoded by the exons ATGGCGACCGCGGCGCTGACAGACCGGGCCCAG GGCCTGATGGCCTTTGAGGATGTGGCCGTGTACTTCTCCCAGGAGGAGTGGGAGCTCCTGGACGCAGCCCACGTGATGTTAGAGAACTGCCACGTGGTGTTAGAGAACTTTGCGCTTGTGTCCTCACTGG GACTCTCTGCCTCACGACCCCGGGTGGTCCTGCAGCTTGAGCGTGGCGAAGAGCCCTGGGTTCTCAGTGGGACAGTTGTGACACCAGCCAGGAATGCTCAGAGAAAGCCCAGCCCTGGTGAGTGGGGGCTCAGAGGGTGTGAGCTTGGGGCTAACCAATGGCCAG CAGCATTGCCAGTGACATTCTAGAATGGCTCCCCTCCAGCATCTACCTTCACAGGCACCTGTGAACGTGGGAAAAGCTCAGTGGGTTGGCAGGGCACCTCCCTCTCTCAGGAGAAAAAGTCCACAGACGTGTCGGTAATCTATTGGGAAAGGCTCCTGCTGGGTCCTGGCAGCGGGGAAGCCAATGTCAGTCTGCGGTTAACCTCTCCACTGAGGACTCCTGAGGATAGCCTGCCTAGGGAGAAAGCCCTCATGAACTGCCCCATGCCAGACAAGCAGCTGAGGCCATATGGGGGCCAGAAGCCATTTGGGCAGGATGGCCCTGGAAGAGGCTGCCCCAAAATTCCAGAATTTGAGGCTAGTCTCACctctggggaaagagaaaagggtagAACTAGCCTCAAGCCTCATGGACTCCCTGCTAGCCAAGAACCCCCTACCTGGGATCAGCTGGGCAAGGCCCTCCACACAGGCCCCAGCTTCCTCTCCGGGGAGAAGCCCTTCGAATGCAGGGCGTGCACCAAAGTGTTTCTGAAGAGCTCTGACCTGCTCAAGCACCTGCGCACCCACACTGGAGAGCGGCCATACGAATGCTCTCAGTGTGGCAAGGCCTTCAGCCAGACATCACACCTGACGCAGCACCAGCGCATCCACAGCGGCGAGACACCCTATGCGTGCCCGGCCTGTGGCAAGGCCTTCAGGCATAGCTCCTCGCTGGTGCGGCACCAGCGCATACACACCGCTGAGAAGTCCTTCCGCTGCAGCGAGTGCGGCAAGGCCTTCAGCCACGGCTCCAACCTCAGCCAGCACCGCAAGATCCACGCAGGCGGGCGGCCCTACGCGTGTGCTCAGTGTGGCCGCCGTTTCTGCCGCAACTCGCACCTGATCCAGCACGAGCGCACGCACACGGGTGAGAAGCCTTACACCTGTGCCCTTTGTGGTGCCGCCTTCAGCCAGGGTTCCTCCCTCTTCAAGCACCAGCGCGTGCACACGGGTGAGAAGCCCTTCGCCTGCACACAGTGTGGCCGCGCCTTCAGCCACAGCTCTAACCTCACGCAGCACCAGCTGCTGCACACTGGGGAGCGGCCCTTCCGCTGCGGGGACTGTGGCAAGGCTTTCGCCAAGGGCGCAGTGTTGCTCAGCCACCGACGCATCCACACGGGTGAGAAGCCCTTTGTGTGCGCACACTGTGGTCGTGCCTTCCGCGAGCGCCCGGCCCTGTTCCACCACCAGAGGATCCACACGGGAGAGAAGCCCCTGCGGCGACCTCGGCGTGGGGCAGGCCAGTGCCCCCAGGCCAGGCCTTCTTCAGGGGCACCATCAGAGGGCACGCTGGGCAGAGTAGCTGGGCCCACTCCCACCTCAGGCCCACCGGCAGTTTCAAAGCCTGCTGACGCCTGA